The following are encoded together in the Nocardioides sp. Arc9.136 genome:
- a CDS encoding type IV secretion system protein, whose amino-acid sequence MTAGNLFHRVTRLGIGALAVLVLTTLLGAAMAIQPPAAAAAEPPAATAYVATVETGDQLPARNVKMGCPGPDALCDLGGDAVDCAKDPIDCAKDAAGEVKDGAGNLINGAGDVLDGAAGLLPDGCGILDAICDGGLSGLPGLPGVPGLPGIPGLPNVGDLFGGGIPGLGDIPNPFEAIGDVIAKAAADAWTAAMLAVWNSGLFVLRIVLTFSELFLTPDLRADGPGKDVYAFTLWLALALVVILAMIQLGAAAFKREGKGLARAFIGAGQFVLVCACWFGYCVMIVAACGAITKALMNSLLKVQTWPDWDPLGGLGIDDITDAGVATALAFLGIFLWLAAIGHLLVYLTRAASLLVLTATGPLSAAGLVTDFTRSWFWKSLRWFHAAAFTPVLMVMVLGIGVQFANGVAAHLADDTAKAFGTALPAVMTILISVVAPLALFKLLAFVDPGTPSGASFRQGMAIQGGLQGLLSGGGAGGGSSAASTTDGNGRSSGEQSAEASTGDRFNKSTQGVLGSFGPVGQALSTGMGWINSAGAKATSLMSDETNQAGVGQSTYGPDFSGMGGRQSGGQSGDQSSGTHPGSQDNGDDDPPPNPPMPPAPPTPPTLPTGGAPGGGSGGGQSGSGGAAATPKTPAAGGGGAAGGAGGAGAAAGGIPPVVV is encoded by the coding sequence GTGACCGCCGGCAACCTCTTCCACCGGGTGACCCGGCTGGGCATCGGCGCCCTGGCGGTCCTGGTCCTCACCACGCTCCTCGGGGCGGCCATGGCCATCCAGCCGCCCGCCGCGGCCGCGGCCGAGCCGCCGGCCGCCACGGCGTACGTCGCCACGGTCGAGACCGGCGACCAGCTGCCGGCCCGCAACGTCAAGATGGGCTGCCCCGGCCCCGACGCGCTGTGCGACCTCGGCGGTGACGCCGTCGACTGCGCCAAGGACCCGATCGATTGCGCCAAAGACGCAGCCGGCGAGGTCAAGGACGGCGCCGGCAATCTGATCAATGGCGCCGGGGACGTCCTCGACGGGGCCGCCGGGCTGCTCCCGGACGGCTGCGGCATCCTCGACGCGATCTGCGACGGCGGTCTCTCCGGGCTCCCGGGCCTGCCTGGCGTCCCCGGTCTGCCGGGGATCCCTGGCCTCCCGAACGTCGGCGACCTGTTCGGTGGCGGCATCCCGGGCCTCGGCGACATCCCCAACCCGTTCGAGGCCATCGGCGACGTCATCGCCAAGGCCGCGGCCGACGCCTGGACCGCGGCCATGCTCGCGGTCTGGAACTCCGGCCTGTTCGTGCTGCGCATCGTGCTCACGTTCAGCGAGCTGTTCTTGACCCCCGACCTGCGCGCCGACGGACCCGGCAAGGACGTCTACGCCTTCACCCTCTGGCTCGCGCTCGCCCTGGTGGTCATCTTGGCGATGATCCAGCTCGGTGCCGCGGCCTTCAAGCGCGAGGGCAAGGGGCTCGCGCGGGCATTCATCGGCGCCGGCCAGTTCGTCTTGGTCTGCGCCTGCTGGTTCGGCTACTGCGTGATGATCGTCGCCGCGTGCGGCGCCATCACCAAGGCGCTGATGAATTCGCTGCTCAAGGTGCAGACCTGGCCCGACTGGGACCCCCTGGGCGGCCTCGGTATCGACGACATCACCGACGCCGGCGTGGCCACCGCCCTCGCCTTCCTCGGCATCTTCCTGTGGCTAGCCGCGATCGGGCACCTCCTGGTCTACCTGACCCGCGCAGCGTCGCTGCTTGTGCTGACCGCAACCGGCCCGCTCTCGGCGGCCGGGCTGGTCACCGACTTCACCCGCTCCTGGTTCTGGAAGAGCCTGCGGTGGTTCCACGCCGCGGCGTTCACCCCCGTGCTGATGGTGATGGTGCTGGGCATCGGCGTGCAGTTCGCTAACGGCGTCGCCGCCCACCTCGCCGACGACACCGCCAAGGCGTTCGGCACCGCCCTGCCGGCGGTGATGACGATCCTGATCAGCGTCGTCGCGCCGCTGGCCCTGTTCAAGCTCCTGGCCTTCGTCGACCCCGGCACCCCCAGCGGGGCGTCGTTCCGGCAGGGCATGGCCATCCAGGGCGGCCTCCAGGGCCTGCTCAGCGGCGGCGGTGCCGGCGGCGGCTCCTCGGCCGCGTCGACCACCGACGGCAACGGCCGCTCCTCGGGTGAGCAGAGCGCCGAGGCCTCGACCGGCGACCGGTTCAACAAGTCCACCCAGGGCGTGCTTGGCAGCTTCGGCCCGGTCGGGCAGGCGCTGTCGACCGGCATGGGCTGGATCAACTCCGCCGGCGCCAAGGCCACCTCCCTGATGTCGGACGAGACCAACCAGGCCGGTGTCGGGCAGAGCACCTACGGCCCCGACTTCAGCGGCATGGGTGGCCGACAGTCCGGTGGCCAGTCCGGCGACCAGAGCAGCGGCACGCACCCCGGCTCCCAGGACAACGGCGACGACGACCCGCCGCCGAACCCGCCCATGCCGCCGGCACCGCCGACTCCGCCGACGCTGCCCACCGGTGGCGCACCGGGCGGCGGCTCGGGTGGTGGCCAGAGCGGTTCCGGGGGAGCCGCAGCGACGCCCAAGACTCCCGCCGCCGGTGGCGGGGGAGCGGCCGGAGGTGCCGGCGGGGCTGGTGCGGCCGCCGGCGGGATCCCACCGGTGGTGGTGTAG
- a CDS encoding three component ABC system middle component translates to MGPENGSDAVLHSQPDVDTVTTVLPPWPERSPVPAIMFNPALTAVILAAAANQYESASGFPMPWPMSFLVPPIVLHEPTRDVLPKTSRTSLPKWVADQVVLTAGFPARAKHLAPYVREGLRFGLRENMLDLVLQGTAIQCTKLPKTTTKAPGDLAPIVRGAGMLGRIFARTGDAASVFAALRVQP, encoded by the coding sequence ATGGGTCCGGAGAATGGGTCGGACGCAGTCCTCCACAGCCAACCTGACGTCGACACGGTGACCACCGTCTTGCCGCCGTGGCCGGAGCGGTCTCCGGTTCCAGCGATCATGTTCAATCCCGCGCTCACCGCGGTCATCCTCGCCGCCGCCGCCAACCAATACGAGAGCGCGAGTGGGTTCCCGATGCCGTGGCCGATGAGCTTCCTAGTGCCTCCGATCGTGCTGCACGAACCGACGCGTGACGTCCTGCCCAAGACCAGCAGGACCAGCCTGCCGAAATGGGTCGCGGACCAGGTCGTCCTGACGGCGGGGTTCCCCGCGCGTGCTAAGCACCTGGCGCCGTATGTGCGTGAAGGCCTCCGGTTCGGATTGCGCGAGAACATGCTGGACCTCGTTCTCCAGGGCACGGCCATTCAATGCACCAAACTGCCGAAGACGACTACGAAGGCGCCGGGCGACTTGGCGCCCATCGTGCGCGGGGCCGGCATGCTGGGCCGCATCTTTGCTCGCACCGGTGACGCGGCGAGCGTATTCGCAGCCCTCAGGGTGCAGCCGTAA
- a CDS encoding ABC-three component system protein, which produces MRDTHSAAGPALGYQYQADYCLYALIRDGGPGRSISLEMHDDVAWDDSGTPAELLQVKHSVNAAGGLGDASDRIWRTLKSWIDSGNPGDADGPTFCLVTTSTASQGSVAHMLRDASRDAAGAAAALRKVAAENNAKETAAARAAFSKLSVPTQNAFIARIRVMDSAPNVLDIDQVIRGELWRHLPDAPDKQDDYMALLWGWWRSRAVEMLSRRYFPERDLREVVTAAELTSELTRLTVAFSEHGLPEYDDLDVDDGHEALRGLEHEVFVQQLGFLDYPVNTRTVRRAIVDYHRAVSSEVRWLERDFLRSDDVRRYERRLCEAWDVAFGFMVDELGDSSTPERRVESGRKLLAQILTSEPLRIRTQVDQDFYYRGKHHMLAQETTVGWHPEFRDRLEELLVAKEATA; this is translated from the coding sequence GTGAGGGACACTCACTCCGCTGCCGGCCCGGCACTGGGCTACCAGTACCAAGCCGACTACTGCCTCTACGCCCTCATTAGGGACGGTGGCCCTGGAAGGTCCATCAGCCTGGAGATGCACGACGATGTGGCCTGGGACGACAGTGGGACGCCCGCCGAGCTGCTCCAGGTGAAACACAGCGTCAACGCCGCCGGCGGACTGGGAGACGCCTCGGACCGGATCTGGCGGACTCTGAAGTCTTGGATCGACAGCGGCAATCCCGGTGACGCGGACGGGCCCACGTTCTGCCTCGTGACCACGTCGACGGCATCACAAGGCTCCGTGGCGCACATGCTGCGGGACGCGTCACGCGATGCCGCCGGGGCGGCGGCCGCTCTGCGCAAGGTGGCTGCAGAGAACAATGCCAAGGAGACGGCGGCAGCGCGAGCCGCGTTCAGCAAGCTCTCGGTCCCAACCCAGAACGCCTTCATCGCCCGCATCCGGGTCATGGACAGCGCGCCGAATGTCCTGGACATCGACCAGGTCATCCGGGGCGAGCTCTGGCGCCACCTCCCTGACGCGCCCGACAAGCAGGACGACTACATGGCACTTCTGTGGGGTTGGTGGCGCAGCCGGGCCGTCGAGATGCTGAGCCGGAGGTACTTCCCGGAGCGAGATCTCCGCGAGGTCGTCACCGCAGCGGAGCTGACAAGCGAACTGACCAGGCTGACCGTCGCGTTCAGCGAGCACGGGCTTCCCGAGTACGACGACCTCGACGTCGATGACGGGCACGAAGCGCTCCGAGGCCTCGAGCATGAGGTCTTCGTCCAGCAGCTCGGCTTCCTCGACTACCCCGTCAACACTCGCACCGTCCGTCGCGCGATCGTCGACTACCACCGCGCAGTGTCGAGCGAAGTCCGGTGGCTCGAACGCGACTTCCTACGAAGCGACGACGTCCGGCGGTACGAGCGACGCCTGTGCGAGGCGTGGGATGTCGCGTTCGGCTTCATGGTCGACGAGCTTGGCGACTCCAGCACACCGGAGCGACGCGTCGAGTCAGGGCGCAAGCTCCTCGCACAGATTCTGACGAGCGAGCCGCTGCGCATCCGCACTCAAGTCGACCAGGACTTCTATTACCGCGGCAAGCACCACATGCTGGCCCAGGAGACGACCGTCGGCTGGCATCCAGAGTTTCGAGACCGGCTCGAAGAGCTCCTGGTCGCAAAGGAGGCGACCGCGTGA
- a CDS encoding LysM peptidoglycan-binding domain-containing protein, translating to MTTPTLRQRLTGLLAMVAVLGIIIGLPALFLAIGANPIPDQAPSWESVKDSLLAPDDGTLILGLFKVIGWAAWAFMTLSLVVETIARLRRVEAPKLPGLGRPQAAAHGLIGLAALLFIAAPIAAQAANAGPAAASAPAAVGHVRAGTVDQTLAQHGVKVEAKQERATVNHSVKPGESLWSIAEDHFGDGARYKEIAELNRELLGSRPSFLEPGWVLKLPAPDDGAPYNTNRHAYTVQPNDTLSDIAHDELGDADRWPEIYNASIGITQPGGAHLADPDVIDVGWKLNIPGAQTPAGHDDRQQQPQPREDKPETPAEPKTEQQPVDPPAEETPPVPETEAPETAAPELPQAEEPTAPAADIDHVDDTVDSILEAPWVLAGLTGGGVLLSGALLIALRSRRRSAYRNRPPGRAIAAPPPELAPVEMTLNATGAAAAATVEFADEALRRLAAAVGAQGTTMPPLAAVELGKGKLTLHLSAPAAVPGPWVGSPDQTHWHVSTDTAVEDLGPDTGNVEPPYPLLATIGMSDTGETWLLNCEELSTLTISGDPTYGRDFARHLAAQLAVNPWSRRVQVDCIGVAEEIVAMDERIHYYPTGAAATPATAEILAAAVTAVDRAKRHDTDVSTARTGRVDDDTWPARMLLLDAAAGDPDDLEQLLQLVNGHVGQSAISIVVAGERPNTPGALLHMTKTGRVVLEHVGLNLIAVGLTSDEARGCALVYAQSETPEYVDTPADETATDGWEAYTDSSGALRHEYTLPRNTPEGAVDEPLSSLLEGEDEEYIRESAIVQEDLEALAPKVPAHVRAEVEEKDPTLDHDIADWFSSNCDRPRLTMLGPVTARTHGKALAKRKPYFTELLSFLALHRKHGATREQIREAFSISDGKVRDYTNIVRDWLGPNPRTGEDHLPYADKAPAAKLTGVNVYQVDDGLLVDLDLFIRLRKRGQSRGGAEGVADLCTALELVGEAQPFSQLREEGWAWLANEPDRVDLMAGGWIADVALIVVTEALAAGDLINARSAAYVANRADPDGESTRLCLAHVMKAEGDQLEADRILREEICNRSDDGDAPMELSERTKTIIRTHGWLAS from the coding sequence ATGACTACGCCCACCCTGCGCCAGCGGCTGACCGGGCTCCTCGCCATGGTCGCCGTCCTCGGCATCATCATCGGCCTGCCGGCCCTCTTCCTCGCGATCGGAGCCAACCCGATCCCCGACCAGGCGCCGAGCTGGGAGAGCGTTAAGGACTCACTCCTCGCACCCGACGACGGCACCCTGATCCTGGGCCTGTTCAAGGTGATCGGCTGGGCCGCGTGGGCCTTCATGACCCTCAGCCTGGTTGTGGAGACCATCGCCCGGCTCCGCAGGGTCGAGGCGCCCAAGCTGCCGGGTCTTGGTCGCCCGCAGGCCGCGGCCCACGGACTGATCGGACTCGCTGCCCTGCTGTTCATCGCAGCGCCGATCGCCGCTCAGGCTGCCAACGCCGGCCCGGCCGCCGCGTCCGCGCCGGCGGCGGTGGGCCATGTCCGGGCCGGGACCGTCGACCAGACGCTCGCCCAGCACGGCGTGAAGGTCGAGGCGAAGCAGGAGCGCGCGACGGTCAATCACTCGGTCAAGCCGGGGGAGAGCCTGTGGTCGATCGCTGAGGACCACTTCGGTGACGGCGCGCGCTATAAGGAGATCGCCGAGCTCAACCGCGAGCTCCTCGGCTCCCGGCCCAGCTTCCTCGAGCCCGGCTGGGTGCTCAAGCTGCCCGCCCCGGACGACGGAGCGCCCTACAACACCAACCGGCACGCCTACACCGTGCAGCCCAACGACACACTCAGCGACATCGCCCACGACGAGCTCGGCGACGCCGATCGGTGGCCGGAGATCTACAACGCGTCCATTGGCATCACCCAGCCCGGCGGCGCCCACCTCGCCGACCCCGACGTGATCGACGTCGGCTGGAAGCTCAACATCCCCGGAGCCCAAACACCGGCCGGTCACGACGACCGGCAGCAGCAGCCGCAACCTCGCGAGGACAAGCCCGAAACCCCCGCCGAACCCAAGACCGAGCAGCAGCCGGTCGACCCGCCGGCCGAAGAGACGCCGCCGGTCCCCGAGACCGAGGCCCCGGAGACCGCCGCGCCCGAGCTCCCGCAGGCGGAGGAGCCGACGGCGCCGGCCGCCGACATCGACCACGTCGACGACACCGTCGACTCGATCCTCGAGGCGCCCTGGGTCCTCGCCGGTCTCACCGGCGGGGGCGTGCTGCTGTCCGGGGCACTGCTGATTGCTCTGCGGTCTCGTCGGCGCTCCGCCTACCGGAACCGGCCGCCGGGTCGAGCGATCGCCGCCCCGCCGCCCGAGCTGGCGCCGGTGGAGATGACGCTGAACGCGACCGGTGCCGCGGCGGCCGCCACTGTGGAGTTCGCCGACGAGGCCCTGCGGCGTCTCGCGGCCGCGGTCGGAGCCCAGGGCACCACGATGCCGCCGCTGGCGGCCGTCGAGCTCGGGAAGGGCAAGCTGACGCTGCACCTGAGCGCCCCGGCCGCCGTCCCGGGTCCCTGGGTGGGCAGCCCCGACCAGACCCACTGGCACGTCAGCACGGACACCGCGGTGGAGGACCTCGGCCCCGACACCGGCAACGTCGAGCCGCCCTACCCGCTGCTGGCCACCATCGGCATGAGCGACACCGGCGAGACCTGGCTGCTGAACTGCGAGGAGCTGTCCACGCTGACCATCAGCGGCGACCCCACCTACGGCCGCGACTTCGCCCGCCACCTCGCTGCTCAGCTGGCCGTCAACCCCTGGTCGCGCCGCGTCCAGGTCGACTGCATCGGCGTGGCCGAGGAGATCGTCGCCATGGACGAGCGGATCCACTACTACCCGACCGGGGCGGCCGCGACGCCGGCGACCGCGGAGATCCTCGCCGCCGCGGTGACCGCGGTCGACCGGGCGAAGCGACACGACACTGACGTGTCCACGGCCCGCACCGGCAGGGTCGACGACGACACCTGGCCCGCCAGAATGCTGCTCCTCGACGCCGCAGCCGGAGACCCCGACGATCTCGAGCAGTTGCTGCAACTGGTCAACGGTCACGTCGGCCAGTCCGCGATCTCCATCGTCGTTGCCGGCGAACGTCCGAACACGCCCGGCGCGCTGCTGCACATGACCAAGACCGGTCGCGTCGTCCTCGAGCACGTCGGCCTCAACCTCATCGCCGTCGGCCTCACCAGCGACGAGGCCCGCGGCTGCGCCCTGGTCTACGCCCAGAGCGAGACCCCGGAGTACGTCGACACGCCCGCGGACGAGACCGCCACCGACGGCTGGGAGGCCTACACCGACTCCTCCGGAGCTCTGCGCCACGAGTACACCCTGCCCCGGAACACCCCCGAGGGAGCCGTCGACGAGCCCCTATCCTCCCTGCTCGAGGGCGAGGACGAGGAGTACATCCGCGAGAGCGCGATCGTGCAGGAGGACCTCGAGGCGCTGGCGCCGAAGGTGCCAGCCCACGTCCGCGCCGAGGTCGAGGAGAAGGACCCCACCCTCGACCACGACATCGCCGACTGGTTCTCGTCCAACTGCGACCGCCCGCGCCTCACCATGCTCGGCCCGGTCACCGCACGCACCCACGGCAAGGCACTCGCCAAGCGCAAGCCCTACTTCACCGAACTCCTTTCGTTCCTCGCCCTGCACCGCAAGCACGGCGCTACCCGCGAGCAGATCCGCGAGGCGTTCTCCATCTCCGACGGCAAGGTGCGCGACTACACAAACATCGTCCGCGACTGGCTCGGTCCTAACCCCCGAACCGGCGAGGACCACCTGCCCTACGCGGACAAGGCACCGGCCGCCAAGCTCACCGGGGTCAACGTCTACCAGGTCGACGACGGCCTGCTCGTCGACCTGGATCTGTTCATCCGCCTCCGCAAGCGCGGGCAGAGTCGAGGCGGCGCCGAGGGTGTCGCCGACCTCTGCACTGCGCTCGAGCTCGTCGGGGAGGCCCAACCGTTCAGTCAGCTGCGCGAGGAAGGGTGGGCATGGCTCGCCAACGAGCCTGACCGCGTCGACCTCATGGCGGGCGGGTGGATCGCGGACGTCGCCCTCATCGTCGTCACCGAGGCGCTCGCGGCCGGTGACCTGATCAATGCCCGCTCCGCCGCCTACGTCGCCAACCGCGCCGACCCCGACGGCGAGAGCACCCGACTGTGCCTGGCCCACGTCATGAAGGCAGAGGGCGACCAGCTCGAGGCCGACCGGATCCTGCGCGAAGAGATCTGCAACCGGTCCGACGACGGCGACGCACCCATGGAATTGTCGGAGCGCACGAAGACCATCATCCGTACACACGGCTGGCTCGCGAGCTGA
- a CDS encoding TadE/TadG family type IV pilus assembly protein, translated as MRHQIRRQRDERGAISVWFTTASLVMIILVGMTVDLGGKVHAQQQARSAAAQAARTGAQGVQGSTALRGEELRVDINAAKSAAQGYLNAAGVEGSVTVVNGDTLIVRTTDTYDSKFLGIVGLDSMRVTGEASARLIRAQGGIER; from the coding sequence ATGAGGCACCAGATTCGGCGACAGCGCGACGAGCGCGGCGCCATCAGCGTCTGGTTCACCACCGCGTCACTGGTGATGATCATCTTGGTCGGGATGACCGTCGACCTCGGCGGCAAGGTGCACGCCCAGCAGCAGGCCCGCAGTGCCGCGGCCCAGGCCGCCCGCACCGGCGCCCAGGGGGTCCAGGGCTCGACCGCCCTCCGCGGCGAGGAGCTCCGCGTCGACATCAACGCCGCCAAGTCCGCCGCGCAGGGCTACCTCAACGCCGCCGGCGTGGAGGGCAGCGTCACCGTCGTGAACGGCGACACCCTGATCGTGCGCACCACCGACACCTACGACAGCAAGTTCCTCGGGATCGTCGGGCTGGACTCGATGAGGGTCACCGGGGAGGCGTCTGCACGGCTCATCCGCGCCCAAGGAGGCATCGAACGATGA
- a CDS encoding SCO6880 family protein — MTIYADYQRDRIGWFFGLSGGQLMFLALASLPAFWAISRGAWFSAFLFALVWLFLLGITVIPVRGRSATGWVFASSMYAVGGLLGWTSFRAKAAQGRAEDLDTPDLPGVLQGIKIHDGPPHGSQLQRVGVIHDDATKTWAVTAAVVHPGIGMKDTEERSRYGEALAGLLDVAARTEKIDEILFMIRTVPEDGAERELWVTKHRRGNAPELSEVVNSDLAVGLTQASVRTEQFVTIVVPETRIARSAKESGGGFEGRCRELYLLMAEIEAQLRGPMGMTSVRWLTSPELALASRTGFAPGDRASIVEALAMREKDPNVNADVPWALAGPSGADAAVRHYSHDAWNSISATIKLPTRGVAMGALAPSLTPSESGERRSFVVAFPIVSQSKADRQSGNAEWAADLAEGMNEKLGRKTRAKQRDEAHKARGLDAKLARGNALVRPYAVCTVTVPKTLRITEFGRRLDASIRRAGFAPLRLDLAQDVGFAASTIPVGMSLTRSGDA, encoded by the coding sequence ATGACCATCTACGCCGACTACCAGCGCGACCGCATCGGCTGGTTCTTCGGCCTCTCCGGAGGCCAGCTGATGTTCCTGGCGCTGGCCAGCCTGCCGGCGTTCTGGGCGATCAGTCGCGGAGCGTGGTTCTCCGCGTTCCTGTTCGCGCTGGTCTGGCTGTTCCTGCTGGGCATCACCGTCATCCCGGTCCGGGGCCGCTCGGCCACCGGCTGGGTGTTCGCCTCGAGCATGTACGCCGTCGGCGGACTGCTCGGCTGGACCTCCTTCCGGGCCAAGGCCGCCCAGGGTCGCGCTGAGGACCTCGACACCCCCGACCTGCCCGGGGTGCTGCAGGGCATCAAGATCCACGACGGTCCGCCGCACGGCTCGCAGCTGCAGCGGGTCGGGGTGATCCACGACGACGCCACGAAGACCTGGGCGGTCACCGCCGCGGTCGTCCACCCCGGCATCGGCATGAAGGACACCGAGGAGCGCAGCCGCTACGGCGAGGCGCTGGCCGGGCTGCTCGACGTCGCCGCCCGCACCGAGAAGATCGACGAGATCCTGTTCATGATCCGCACCGTCCCCGAGGACGGTGCCGAGCGCGAGTTGTGGGTCACCAAGCACCGCCGCGGCAACGCGCCGGAGCTGTCCGAGGTCGTCAATAGCGACCTCGCGGTGGGCCTCACCCAGGCGTCGGTGCGCACCGAGCAGTTCGTCACGATCGTCGTCCCGGAGACCCGGATCGCCCGGTCGGCCAAGGAGTCAGGTGGCGGGTTCGAGGGCCGATGCCGCGAGCTCTACCTGCTCATGGCCGAGATCGAGGCCCAGCTGCGCGGCCCGATGGGCATGACGTCGGTCCGCTGGCTCACCTCACCGGAACTCGCCCTGGCGTCCCGGACCGGGTTTGCCCCCGGCGACCGCGCCAGCATCGTCGAGGCCCTCGCCATGCGGGAGAAGGACCCGAACGTGAACGCCGACGTGCCTTGGGCGCTGGCTGGCCCCTCGGGCGCCGACGCGGCGGTGCGGCACTACAGCCACGACGCGTGGAACTCGATCAGCGCCACCATCAAGCTCCCGACCCGCGGCGTCGCGATGGGCGCACTCGCGCCGAGCCTCACCCCCAGCGAGTCGGGGGAGCGGCGCTCGTTCGTCGTCGCCTTCCCGATCGTGTCCCAGTCCAAGGCCGACCGGCAGTCCGGCAACGCCGAGTGGGCCGCGGACCTGGCCGAGGGCATGAATGAGAAGCTCGGCCGCAAGACCCGTGCCAAGCAGCGGGACGAGGCCCACAAGGCCCGCGGCCTGGACGCCAAGCTGGCCCGCGGCAACGCGCTGGTCCGGCCTTACGCGGTCTGCACCGTCACGGTTCCCAAGACGCTGCGAATCACCGAGTTCGGCCGCCGCCTGGACGCCTCGATCCGTCGCGCCGGGTTCGCGCCGCTGCGACTCGACCTCGCCCAGGACGTCGGCTTCGCCGCCTCGACCATCCCCGTCGGGATGAG
- a CDS encoding DUF3732 domain-containing protein encodes MQLVSLALYSRNGEREVIPFQLGRLNVITGQSKTGKTVLVKLIDYCLGRSDVPASAGGVERALGWVGALWQFADGGRAFVGRPIPAGSAAENTEVMLVIGDGHLTPVDPGALAPNTNTRTMRLELGSRIGITESQIDPPAGAVREPLRTHLGHAALLCVQNQDEISNSMRLFHRSGQRGIDEALRDTIPYFLGAVPPDQALLKATLRQETRRLQRLERDLREADSASKEIDEDLRSLLTEAVEAGLAEQPDPGEGLTRPELISRLHQAARGQVTAPGESVTRQQDSRRRDQAELAIAEDELDQLMQQRSLLLEETEGGSAYADALDVQLGRLTSLNLLPLDSEQEGAGAEASEVCPVCGSSQANPDPSSAQMRAALDQLSDRLRNVRTASPAKSAALDRLNWRIEEAQARVRQARSVLEASFGADATVGRAAIRRQDFTRGRIDAILARAPEADDTHRDALRERITLAEQAVAELTLQLSDDTARERLNSRLLAVGRDLTAYARRLELEHSEQDVRIDLARLTVIADVDDNPVPLHRIGSAENWIGYHIAGHLALHQTFIRHERPVPRLLVIDQPSQGHYPSEVAKRSGRADTDVDELAVRRLYELMNEFTEQNPGQFQIIAVDHADIDRDWFQNAVVDNWRGQGKALIPAAWLPAQR; translated from the coding sequence GTGCAACTGGTCTCGCTGGCGCTCTACTCGCGAAACGGCGAGCGTGAAGTCATCCCGTTTCAACTGGGCAGGTTGAACGTCATCACTGGGCAGTCTAAGACCGGCAAGACGGTACTGGTGAAGCTGATCGACTACTGCCTGGGCCGGAGCGACGTACCGGCCTCTGCAGGAGGCGTGGAGCGAGCACTGGGGTGGGTCGGGGCGCTGTGGCAGTTCGCGGACGGCGGGCGCGCCTTTGTGGGTCGCCCTATCCCTGCGGGGAGCGCCGCGGAGAACACGGAGGTGATGCTGGTCATCGGAGACGGCCACCTCACTCCAGTAGACCCCGGCGCACTCGCGCCCAACACCAACACAAGAACAATGCGGCTCGAGCTCGGTTCTCGTATCGGCATCACCGAGAGCCAGATCGACCCGCCGGCCGGCGCCGTTCGAGAGCCGCTCCGCACCCATCTCGGCCATGCCGCCCTTCTGTGCGTACAGAACCAGGACGAGATCTCGAACTCGATGCGACTCTTTCACCGCTCCGGGCAACGGGGCATCGACGAGGCGCTGCGCGACACCATTCCGTACTTCCTCGGCGCGGTGCCCCCTGACCAGGCGCTGTTGAAGGCGACACTGCGCCAGGAGACGCGGCGCCTGCAGCGGCTTGAGCGAGATCTTCGCGAGGCCGACAGCGCGTCGAAGGAGATCGACGAGGATTTGCGGTCGTTGTTGACCGAGGCGGTGGAGGCGGGCCTCGCAGAGCAACCCGACCCGGGCGAGGGCCTGACCCGGCCGGAACTGATCAGTCGTCTCCATCAGGCTGCCCGGGGCCAGGTGACTGCGCCTGGCGAGTCGGTCACACGCCAGCAGGACTCACGGCGTCGCGACCAGGCGGAACTGGCGATCGCAGAGGATGAGCTCGACCAGTTGATGCAGCAGCGTTCTCTCCTTCTCGAGGAAACGGAGGGTGGCAGCGCGTACGCCGACGCTCTCGACGTCCAGCTCGGCCGATTGACCAGCCTCAACCTTCTTCCGCTTGACTCCGAACAAGAGGGGGCGGGCGCCGAGGCTTCGGAAGTCTGCCCTGTCTGTGGAAGCTCGCAGGCGAACCCCGACCCGTCTTCCGCGCAGATGCGAGCTGCTCTTGATCAGCTCAGTGACCGGCTGCGGAACGTGCGCACTGCCAGCCCGGCGAAAAGCGCCGCCCTGGACCGGCTGAATTGGCGCATCGAGGAGGCGCAGGCCCGCGTTCGCCAAGCACGCAGTGTCCTTGAGGCGAGCTTCGGTGCGGACGCGACGGTCGGACGAGCAGCCATTCGTCGGCAGGACTTCACACGCGGCCGCATCGACGCCATCCTCGCCCGGGCGCCGGAGGCAGACGACACGCACAGAGACGCGCTGCGCGAGCGCATCACGCTTGCCGAACAGGCCGTCGCGGAGCTCACGCTGCAACTCTCGGACGACACCGCGCGCGAGCGCCTCAATTCGCGTCTGCTCGCCGTCGGTCGGGACCTGACCGCCTACGCCCGGAGGCTCGAACTCGAGCACTCCGAGCAGGACGTCCGCATCGACCTGGCGCGGCTGACTGTCATCGCTGACGTCGACGACAACCCCGTCCCTCTGCACCGCATCGGCAGCGCCGAGAACTGGATCGGGTACCACATCGCGGGCCACCTCGCACTGCACCAGACCTTCATCCGCCACGAGCGGCCTGTCCCGCGCCTCCTCGTCATCGACCAGCCCTCGCAGGGCCACTACCCGTCCGAGGTCGCCAAACGGTCGGGCCGCGCCGACACCGACGTCGACGAACTCGCAGTCCGCAGGCTCTACGAACTCATGAACGAGTTCACCGAACAGAACCCCGGCCAGTTCCAAATCATCGCAGTCGACCACGCCGACATTGACCGCGACTGGTTCCAGAACGCCGTCGTCGACAACTGGCGCGGCCAAGGCAAGGCCTTGATACCCGCAGCCTGGCTGCCCGCTCAGCGGTAG